One Ricinus communis isolate WT05 ecotype wild-type chromosome 2, ASM1957865v1, whole genome shotgun sequence DNA segment encodes these proteins:
- the LOC8282017 gene encoding DEAD-box ATP-dependent RNA helicase 20 isoform X1, with amino-acid sequence MSYVPPHLRNSTATTTTTTTTTTITSSITLENDHSTKLSTSTWKSLSSTLSNGSRRTTAAFTSPRTLSVPDPVLPQWTPSERVLRLNSQQVEDVRARLNIEVTVASGSPPAPAPIESFEDMCLNQNIMKDIAYHGYTRPTPIQVQAMTVSLSGRDLLACAETGSGKTAAFTIPMIQHCLAQSPIRRGDGPLALVLAPTRELAQQIEKEVKCFSRSLDSFRTAIVVGGTNIADQRSELRAGVDIMVATPGRFIDHLQQGNTSLSRISFIVLDEADRMLDMGFEPQIREVLHNLPERHQTLLFSATMPEEIETLAQEYLTTPVQVKVGKVSGLTANVSQVLKKVSESEKIDCLLGLLVEDASQAERADHPFPLTVVFVDRKARCDEVAEALVAQGLRAVALHGGRSQNEREAALHDFRSGSTDILVATDVASRGLDVTGVTHVINLDLPKTMEDYVHRVGRTGRAGSAGQATSFYTDRDLFLVAQIKKAIADVKSGNTVAFATGKVARRKEREAAASQKEARNDLSKLLGPTSINIEDKYRFMIASSNTKGEGVADSAWDD; translated from the exons ATGTCGTATGTACCTCCACACCTGAGAAACTCCACCGCCACCACCactaccaccaccaccaccaccaccattaCTTCCTCAATAACGCTAGAGAATGATCACAGCACTAAGCTTTCTACTTCTACTTGGAAATCTCTCTCCTCCACTTTATCCAATGGCTCTCGCCGGACCACCGCCGCTTTCACTTCGCCGAGAACCTTGTCCGTTCCCGACCCCGTTTTGCCTCAGTGGACACCCTCCGAACGCGTTCTTCGCTTGAACTCGCAGCAG GTTGAAGATGTCCGTGCACGGCTTAATATTGAAGTTACTGTTGCTTCAGGCTCCCCTCCGGCGcctgctccaattgaatcctTCGAGGATATG TGTTTGAACCAAAACATTATGAAGGACATTGCGTATCATGGATATACTAGGCCGACTCCAATTCAGGTTCAGGCCATGACTGTTTCTCTCAGTGGAAGAGATCTGTTAGCTTGTGCTGAAACTGGTAGTGGCAAAACAGCTGCATTCACCATTCCTATGATACAG CACTGTTTGGCTCAATCTCCCATTCGACGTGGTGATGGACCACTAGCACTGGTTTTAGCTCCTACTAGAGAGCTGGCTCAACAGATTGAAAAAGAG gTCAAATGTTTTAGTAGGTCTCTTGACTCCTTCAGGACTGCAATAGTTGTTGGTGGAACAAACATTGCTGACCAG AGGTCTGAGCTACGAGCAGGAGTGGATATAATGGTTGCTACTCCTGGAAGATTTATTGACCATTTACAACAGGGAAACACTTCCCTTTCTAGAATTTCATTTATTGTTCTGGATGAAGCGGATAGAATGCTTGATATGGGGTTTGAACCACAGATTAGAGAG GTACTGCATAACCTTCCGGAAAGGCATCAAACTTTGCTGTTCAGTGCAACTATGCCAGAGGAGATTGAGACACTAGCCCAG GAGTATTTAACTACCCCTGTACAAGTTAAGGTTGGAAAAGTGAGTGGCCTGACAGCAAATGTCTCTCAAGTTTTAAAAAAGGTTTCTGAAAGTGAGAAG ATTGATTGCCTTCTCGGTTTACTAGTGGAAGATGCATCTCAGGCTGAAAGAGCTGATCATCCGTTTCCTTTAACTGTTGTATTTGTGGATAGGAAG GCAAGGTGTGATGAAGTTGCTGAAGCTCTGGTAGCACAAGGTTTACGAGCAGTTGCACTTCATGGTGGCCGTAGTCAGAATGAAAGGGAGGCTGCTTTGCATGATTTTAGGAGTGGCTCAACTGATATTCTG GTTGCCACTGATGTTGCATCTCGTGGCTTAGATGTTACAGGAGTTACTCATGTGATTAATCTCGATCTTCCTAAG ACAATGGAAGATTATGTACATCGAGTTGGAAGGACAGGTCGTGCAGGATCAGCTGGCCAAGCTACTTCATTTTACACTGATCGTGATCTG TTCCTAGTGGCACAAATTAAGAAAGCAATAGCAGATGTTAAATCGGGGAATACAGTGGCTTTTGCAACTGGGAAG GTTGCAAgaaggaaagagagagaagcAGCAGCTTCACAAAAGGAAGCCAGGAATGATCTGTCCAAGTTACTAGGACCCACTTCAATAAACATCGAAGATAAGTATAGGTTTATGATTGCGTCTTCAAACACCAAAGGAGAGGGTGTAGCTGATAGTGCTTGGGATGATTGA
- the LOC8282017 gene encoding ATP-dependent RNA helicase DBP2 isoform X2: MSYVPPHLRNSTATTTTTTTTTTITSSITLENDHSTKLSTSTWKSLSSTLSNGSRRTTAAFTSPRTLSVPDPVLPQWTPSERVLRLNSQQVEDVRARLNIEVTVASGSPPAPAPIESFEDMCLNQNIMKDIAYHGYTRPTPIQVQAMTVSLSGRDLLACAETGSGKTAAFTIPMIQHCLAQSPIRRGDGPLALVLAPTRELAQQIEKEVKCFSRSLDSFRTAIVVGGTNIADQRSELRAGVDIMVATPGRFIDHLQQGNTSLSRISFIVLDEADRMLDMGFEPQIREVLHNLPERHQTLLFSATMPEEIETLAQEYLTTPVQVKVGKVSGLTANVSQVLKKVSESEKIDCLLGLLVEDASQAERADHPFPLTVVFVDRKARCDEVAEALVAQGLRAVALHGGRSQNEREAALHDFRSGSTDILVATDVASRGLDVTGVTHVINLDLPKNT; encoded by the exons ATGTCGTATGTACCTCCACACCTGAGAAACTCCACCGCCACCACCactaccaccaccaccaccaccaccattaCTTCCTCAATAACGCTAGAGAATGATCACAGCACTAAGCTTTCTACTTCTACTTGGAAATCTCTCTCCTCCACTTTATCCAATGGCTCTCGCCGGACCACCGCCGCTTTCACTTCGCCGAGAACCTTGTCCGTTCCCGACCCCGTTTTGCCTCAGTGGACACCCTCCGAACGCGTTCTTCGCTTGAACTCGCAGCAG GTTGAAGATGTCCGTGCACGGCTTAATATTGAAGTTACTGTTGCTTCAGGCTCCCCTCCGGCGcctgctccaattgaatcctTCGAGGATATG TGTTTGAACCAAAACATTATGAAGGACATTGCGTATCATGGATATACTAGGCCGACTCCAATTCAGGTTCAGGCCATGACTGTTTCTCTCAGTGGAAGAGATCTGTTAGCTTGTGCTGAAACTGGTAGTGGCAAAACAGCTGCATTCACCATTCCTATGATACAG CACTGTTTGGCTCAATCTCCCATTCGACGTGGTGATGGACCACTAGCACTGGTTTTAGCTCCTACTAGAGAGCTGGCTCAACAGATTGAAAAAGAG gTCAAATGTTTTAGTAGGTCTCTTGACTCCTTCAGGACTGCAATAGTTGTTGGTGGAACAAACATTGCTGACCAG AGGTCTGAGCTACGAGCAGGAGTGGATATAATGGTTGCTACTCCTGGAAGATTTATTGACCATTTACAACAGGGAAACACTTCCCTTTCTAGAATTTCATTTATTGTTCTGGATGAAGCGGATAGAATGCTTGATATGGGGTTTGAACCACAGATTAGAGAG GTACTGCATAACCTTCCGGAAAGGCATCAAACTTTGCTGTTCAGTGCAACTATGCCAGAGGAGATTGAGACACTAGCCCAG GAGTATTTAACTACCCCTGTACAAGTTAAGGTTGGAAAAGTGAGTGGCCTGACAGCAAATGTCTCTCAAGTTTTAAAAAAGGTTTCTGAAAGTGAGAAG ATTGATTGCCTTCTCGGTTTACTAGTGGAAGATGCATCTCAGGCTGAAAGAGCTGATCATCCGTTTCCTTTAACTGTTGTATTTGTGGATAGGAAG GCAAGGTGTGATGAAGTTGCTGAAGCTCTGGTAGCACAAGGTTTACGAGCAGTTGCACTTCATGGTGGCCGTAGTCAGAATGAAAGGGAGGCTGCTTTGCATGATTTTAGGAGTGGCTCAACTGATATTCTG GTTGCCACTGATGTTGCATCTCGTGGCTTAGATGTTACAGGAGTTACTCATGTGATTAATCTCGATCTTCCTAAG AATACCTGA